One Pseudorasbora parva isolate DD20220531a chromosome 8, ASM2467924v1, whole genome shotgun sequence DNA window includes the following coding sequences:
- the sst1.1 gene encoding somatostatin 1, tandem duplicate 1 gives MLSTRIQCALALLSLALAVSSVSAAPSDTKLRQLLQRSLLNPAGKQDLTRYTLADLLSDLVQAENEALEPEDLSRAVEKDEVRLELERAAGPMLAPRERKAGCKNFFWKTFTSC, from the exons ATGCTCTCCACGCGTATCCAGTGCGCACTGGCGCTCCTGTCCCTCGCGCTCGCCGTCAGCAGCGTCTCAGCAGCACCGTCAGACACCAAACTCCGGCAACTTCTGCAgagatctctcctcaacccggCTGGAAAACAG GATCTCACCAGATACACACTTGCAGACTTGCTCTCAGACCTGGTGCAAGCGGAAAACGAGGCGCTGGAGCCCGAGGATCTGTCTCGCGCCGTGGAGAAAGACGAAGTGCGTTTGGAGCTCGAGCGCGCCGCCGGTCCCATGCTGGCACCCCGCGAGCGCAAAGCCGGATGCAAGAACTTCTTCTGGAAAACTTTCACGTCGTGTTAA